A stretch of DNA from Hippoglossus stenolepis isolate QCI-W04-F060 chromosome 16, HSTE1.2, whole genome shotgun sequence:
GTATGAATATTGTTTTAAGTCTAAAATAAATGACTAACTGAAGGTTGTTAAAAATTACTGATAGATGATATGACGTTATATGATATAGGTACTTTTACCTGACACACATTGCTTATAATCATTTTAGTTACAACTGTCTAAACCGCGGCCACACTCAATTCCTCATGATGTAAGTGGAGGTGTGACATCATGACACACTTCATTCTCTTTCCTGCAGTCTCCACTTTTTAAGCAGCTCGTTGTGAAAATATGGGACAATGCATAACTAATTATGTAGTTTTAGTCATCAAAAGATGACTAAAGCATCATTTTAAGATGCTTTGATGGACAATCTTTGATGTCTTATTGAGAACCAACTTAACCaccaaagtaaaaataaaggcTGCAcaattttgaaagaaaaatcttaaattaatGAATACAGTTGTAAGGGCCTGAAACACCTTTACTTCTGATCAATTTAGTTACGACTGCCTAAACATTGGACATATTAAATCACTATTGTGAAGTATTGTATGCCTTTTTATTGGCTAATTTGACCTaaaagttattgttttatttcatgaatgTTTAATTCCTCTTTTTTGTAGATTAGTGGAGGTAATGTTATCTTTCATGATTTGTTTAATTAGCTACATATTGCATCTGAATTTTGGAAGAATTTCCTTCAATGGTCTGAATCGTTTTTGGTTTTTCGTGTTCTTCCAGGAAGTGAAGAAGTCATAATGGAGACTGAGGCACAGCCAAAAGAAGCGGAACCACTGACTGAAGATGCTGAAAAAAGTGAAGCGGAAACTACGTCTCACACGGATGCAGGAGACGCCACAACTCAGGACTCTAGTATTAGCAATGGGGACGACGCGGACGATGACCGGGAGAAGGTGGACTTGAAGATTATttggaacaaaaataaatatgatctgAAAATTCCTCTTGATAGCACAGGAGCCAAACTAAAAGAGAGGATCCATTCACTCACTGGTAAGAGCATGGGTGGTAGTTTAGTGCAGACTCAATGTTaggtggtgtgtgtgagccacAAAGCTTAATGAGGGTTCACCTTCTTCATTTCAGGTCTTACCCCGGCAATGCAGAAGGTGATGTACAAAGGATTGCTCCCCGAGGACAAGACGCTACGTGAAATAAAGATTACGAATGGAGCAAAAATAATGGTGGTAGGATCTACAATAACTGATATAATAGCCGTGAATACACCCAAAGAGGTCATTCAGGAGGAAGTCAAAGcggaagaaaacaagaaagagCCTTTAT
This window harbors:
- the ubfd1 gene encoding ubiquitin domain-containing protein UBFD1 — encoded protein: MATQDGSEEVIMETEAQPKEAEPLTEDAEKSEAETTSHTDAGDATTQDSSISNGDDADDDREKVDLKIIWNKNKYDLKIPLDSTGAKLKERIHSLTGLTPAMQKVMYKGLLPEDKTLREIKITNGAKIMVVGSTITDIIAVNTPKEVIQEEVKAEENKKEPLCRQKQHRKVLDKGKPDDIMAAIKGTKERLPTVPLSGMFNKSGGKVRLTFKLEQDQLWLGTKERTEKVPMGSIKNVLTEPIEGHEDYHMMAFQLGPTEASQYWVYWVPTQFVDAIKDTVLGKWQYF